A single genomic interval of Hoplias malabaricus isolate fHopMal1 chromosome 7, fHopMal1.hap1, whole genome shotgun sequence harbors:
- the LOC136701794 gene encoding zona pellucida sperm-binding protein 4-like, with amino-acid sequence MWFSVVFGILYGHVSVAAVYQWGPQSVKQPQIPSAAIPLTSGTKPVVSIDKCRVDNVFRVPCGEPSIDAAHCAAINCCFDGHNCYYGNTVTVQCTVDGQFVLVVARDTTLPRLSLDSISLLGGSNGSCSAVDYTASFAIYQFPVTACGTIAVVLGDYVVYENKMSSSYEVGVGPLGAITRDSHFELYFQCRYSTTAVEALSVQLSSNDPPLPVVASGPLRVELRLGNGQCTVKGCPLEQVAYTSYYSDADYPVTKVLREPVFVEVRMLGRTDPNIALILGHCWATSSPDPFSHPQWDLLVDGCPYQGDRYLTMPIPVDGLPGLQFPSHYKRFVLKMFTFVDPASMAPLQQTVYIHCSTSVCQPTAAQSCVPSCTRQRRDVSAAERTSRVTVVVSSGEVCYVKPRSVPST; translated from the exons ATGtggtttagtgtagtgtttggCATCCTATATGGTCACGTAAGCGTTGCTGCAGTTTACCAATGGGGTCCACAGTCTGTGAAGCAGCCTCAGATTCCTTCAGCAGCTATTCCTCTTACTAGTGGTACTAAGCCAGTGGTCAGCATTGATAAATGTAGAGTGGATAATGTTTTCAGGGTTCCTTGTGGCGAACCTAGCATAGATGCTGCTCACTGTGCTGCAATAAACTGCTGTTTTGATGGACACAACTGCTACTATGGGAACACTG TGACTGTCCAGTGCACAGTAGATGGCCAGTTTGTACTGGTGGTGGCCAGGGATACAACACTGCCCAGACTGAGCCTGGATTCAATCAGCCTATTGGGAGGAAGTAATGGCTCCTGCAGTGCTGTGGATTATACTGCAAGCTTTGCTATTTACCAGTTTCCTGTGACTGCTTGTGGCACAATAGCAGTG GTGCTAGGTGACTATGTGGTCTATGAGAACAAAATGTCCTCCTCCTATGAAGTTGGAGTAGGACCACTTGGAGCAATCACAAGAGACAGCCATTTTGA GCTTTACTTCCAGTGCAGGTATTCTACTACAGCTGTTGAGGCATTGTCTGTTCAGCTTTCTTCCAATGATCCTCCTCTACCTGTAGTTGCTTCTGGACCCCTCAGAGTAGAATTAAGACTGGGCAATGGTCAATGTACTGTCAAGGGCTGTCCACTAG AACAAGTAGCCTATACCTCATACTACAGTGATGCTGACTACCCTGTGACTAAGGTTCTGAGGGAGCCTGTGTTTGTGGAAGTGCGCATGTTGGGGAGAACTGATCCCAATATTGCCCTGATCTTGGGACACTGCTGGGCAACATCTTCCCCTGACCCCTTCAGCCATCCTCAGTGGGATCTTCTGGTAGATGG GTGCCCCTACCAGGGTGATCGGTACCTGACCATGCCAATTCCAGTTGATGGGTTACCTGGTCTCCAGTTCCCTAGCCATTACAAGCGCTTTGTCCTCAAGATGTTCACGTTTGTGGATCCTGCCTCTATGGCACCTCTGCAACAGACG GTGTATATCCACTGCAGCACATCTGTATGTCAGCCAACTGCTGCTCAATCTTGTGTGCCGAGCTGTACCAGACAAA GGAGAGATGTGTCTGCAGCAGAAAGGACTTCTCGAGTTACTGTAGTAGTGTCCAGTGGAGAAGTGTGTTATGTTAAGCCCAGATCTGTCCCCTCAACTTAA